The Cucumis melo cultivar AY chromosome 9, USDA_Cmelo_AY_1.0, whole genome shotgun sequence genome includes the window AGAAGATGAGgtgcaatttttctttcaatatttTGCACGAAAGTGTACAGTCCCATTCAAATCAAGTTATAATCCATAAACTTTTATTCCAAGCCTCTAAACTTCACCTAAAAACCATTTCAGTCCTCGTAATTTTTTCTAATAATGATTTGACATATGCAtaacttttatttatatatCAGAACACAAGTACTTATATCAGGTTTCCAAAATAGATTTGGGTTTCTTGTCAAACGATTCATGCAAAATTAGTCTTAAGGACTAAAATGGTTTTTATGTACTGATTAGAgactaaataataaaatttagaagCGGAAGGATTGAACAGAACATTTGCATGTGAGGGACCAAAACGAAATAATTACAAAACTCAAGAACCAAAACAGGAATAAAACCTAGTTTTGGACGTAATTTCTGTGTCATATATTAGCATTGAACAGTATCAAATTCTTCATAATTGAGATTGACAAAGATtgcttaaataatatatataaggTCATGAAACTGTTCTTACAGGTGTAACAACAAAATAGGGAGTCGTGAAAAGTTGAACCCATTTTTCAGCTATCTCTCTCATGTTCTCCCTGTATCCCACTGTTGCTTCACTAAATTTCTCTACAGCAATCTGCATGTAGTGTACAGTGCGATAATGTTAAAACAGAACAAAAAATTGCtcaaaaaatttgaaatcaagcaAGCGAACTTAGGTTAGAACAACAAGATTTtagttttctattttgaaaataatatttgtttaccaacagttttttttttttttaattttattttgttccaAGCTAATTTCAAATGTGttcaaacaaaatttgaaatctaaaaaCACAATCCTCAAATACTTGTTTCTGTAagaatacttttaaaaaatcaaagaaaacaGTACTAAACACAATTTTCAAAAgtagaaaattagaaaaataaaattgttgtCTAAGATTTTGAATTTGTATGAGCACCTCGTTTGCTATATTGGCTCCCATAAGAACACAACAATTGATTCCCAATTCCTGAGAGATGAGGGAAGAAATCATGCATGGACCTTCCTTCTTCACCTCCATTCCTTTAATGAGGGAAATAGCTTCCACATCTCCCCTTATCTTTCCAACCAGTCTCTTGCATATCCCCTCCACAAATTGATGAGGAGTAACAAACACCAACATATTAGCATCCTTCACTGAGATTTCAACCCATTAGAGTCACAACAATCCACAACAGATTCACCATGTTAAACTCAGCAAGATTTAAATGAGATCAACAAAATCAGTAGAACTTATATAAAAATACCTGCATTTTCAAGGTCTGGGTCTGCTATAACATTCTTCCCAAGCTTTATACCAGGGAGATATTTAACATTCTCCTGTTAATAAAGATCCAAGAATCACAATCTAAAATGCTCTAAACTTTCTAAAATGGAAAAGAGTCTTAACAGAATCAACAGAACATTACATTGTTGCGATTGATAACATCAGTTAACTTCTCACCAGTAGGCAAAGTCTCCTCATACACCCACATTCTAACCTCATCTGAAATCCAACAGAGatgaaacaaaaagaaaaaaaagaaaactcatCACTCAAAAACCGATAACTCATAATACAAAAAGGGGAATATCGAAATCCAGgaacaaataacaaaacaaatcaAAGATTCCAGAACAAGTTAAAGAAAATAGTAAGATACCATGGAAACAGCTGAGCCTAGCGGCATTAGAAGCGATGAGTTTGGCTGCAACACTACCCCAATTACCACTTCCAACGACAGTAACTTTGAATTTGGAAGAAACCCCATCATCGGATAAATGGGAATCGGGTCTAACAGAACCCCCATTTGAAGAACGCTGTAAAGCTTCGATTCCGGGTGCCatggaagaagaaggagagagagaatggagaaaaggagaaagaaaatgGGAAGAAGGGGTGGAGAGAATTAGAAGGGAGAAAGAAGAAATAGAATATAAAGAGAAATTTGGAGATTGAAAAGGCTCAAAGGGGCGGAGTTGCCATACACGTTTCGTGAGAAACAAAGCGCATCTGTGCATTATGTTAAATCTGGCGATCCACTCTATGCTCTGTTCTACACGAtccaaaatcagatttttttttatttttcgttAACACATTTTATATCTTGATTATTCAAAGCTCAAAAGCCATAATCGCTGTACTAAAGCTAAACAGTAAGAATTATGGAAGACATGATATCATTTTGATTGGAAAACTAAAAATAGGAAGCTGCTTCATGAACATGGAAATGGTATCTTCAAATTCGACGAAGACAATCACAACCCAACTCAAATCTGGCGCCAATTCTTTGGTTATGGAACTTTGGTACTTTTCTCGTTTGATTTACATATTTTTCTTCCTAAAATATGGAATGATTACAAATTAATGGTGGTTGGTAATGAAGATTAGAAATGAGATCTATAAAGCACCTTTTTCTATTTCATCATTTCCGATTACTACTCATTTCTATAAGGAGACTTGGAATGTTAACTTTTGAGACAGTTGTTTGTGTGTATAAATTTCTATCAAGTTCATCTAGTAATATTATtgtttacttttaaatttcttattttactttttaaactTTACAAGATAATAAATTTGGTCTCCTAACttaaaatttataacaaagtaTATATACATGAAATATCAATTTTACCCTTTTATGACTTATAAAGTATATTTTATGATTTAAAGTTTCGAACTTGTGAACACTTACTAATTGATGTGTTATAAATAGCAAATATGAGTGACTAATTTCAtacatttgaatttaaattagaTGAGGCAGGGAACTAAAATTCAAGATCTTATTATATATTATGCTTTATtactaaaattattattttgctagattaaaaataaatttgattcctTAAACTTGTGCgcttattttatttgtttttaatttgacGTGTTCTAAATTTGTTATATGGTCATGCACTGTATTTCTTAAAGAGAAAATATTGCATGAGATGGCGTCATATATGATCACACATATTGTTTTTTATGTCATGTgaatcaaatccaatatcaatAGATCACTTAAAATGTGTTACTTTGACTATAACATACAAATTTAGTGACAAAACTACAATAATGAGTATTTATGAACTttgaaacaaaatatttaaaatatgaaaactCAAACTTTAAACATATCATATAGCATATAAATTTATTGATGACAAACactttcaataaatatttacaaacctcaaagcaaaatattgaaaatataaaacacaaaatttaaatttgagctTTTTGTTCTTTTGTAATCAAAGTTatataagaaaactctattttctCGATTATCCATGAAGCGGTTCGATTAAACAAATTTTCATTTCATCGTTCTCATTTTTATTTCAAAGATGGTTGAATTCATCATTTTGAATGTTATAATCAAAGATGATATGTTACAATCGGTTGAGTTAAAGTTCATgctttaatgaaattaaaatcTTGATTCCTTTTCTCGAATGAGTGTGTTGGAACAAAGTTATACATGAAAGCTTGAGATTCATAAACCATATTTAAGTCTGGAGtctatgatttaaaaaataaaaacaaaacaaaattgtttGGTACAAAAGGTAAGTTGCATGAGTTGTATTTGTGTAACATTAGATTATGGTACAACTAGTAGAGTTTATGAACCTAAAAGAATTGTCATCAAATATAAGAAGATTGATGTTAGGATAGATTGAGCATaataaagaagatgaagattgaGAGAATAACTACATGAAAAACCATAAACAAATTAGGGTAAAAACAAGCTAAGGAATAGAAATTTTTTGCTACACATACTACATATAGAAACCCTATTTTATCTTACACTTTGCTTACTTACTTTAAATTTTGGGATGATTTAGTTACTATCCTTCCCAATTTATTTATGATCCAAATAAACTTAACCATCAACAAATTGACAACAGATAAAATGAAAGATGTAGGAGCCATATTCCTTATAACGTAACTTGTAAGTTTTGCAAAGGTTAGAATATTTTTATGTAACCCCTCTTGAACGATGTGACCAATAAGAGACACGATTGTTAAATTTTGGATAGATTTTGATGAAGAAAAGATATGTATGATTATCCTTTAGTGGGTCTTTGTCAATAAGCACATGCCCTTATTCCACTTGGCATTGCCAATAAGGATGAAAGACACATTAGAGCAAATAGGGATTTAATGAGAGGGGACCTTCCagaaagataaacaaaaaaagaaaaagaaaaacttcgATGATTGATTAAGGCTCCAAATTTGTAGTtaaattccaaaagaaaataaaacatgtgcattaattctaatattaataaagtaaaagtaatgtttatatattagtttactATACTTTCAAATACATTGTTCTTAATAATGAAATTTAAGTTCTTTGTTCAGAATACAATTTCAAATTCAAGGGaaccttttttattatttttgtaatattttcaataattttatcattaaaaaatggtgagtatttgtgatattttgtaatattttcaacaattttactATTAGAAAAATTGTGAGTATTTGTGAATATCatacaaaattttagattactACTATTTCCCGTAGACTTTTGAATAACTTATTACTAACAACATGAGAAGcgtaaatatcaatttatacctAATATTTACACCTAGTAACTAATACCAATTTAAATCTTTTAACTTTGaagttatattaatttaaatctcaaaataataattgtatcaataaTTTAAACCCCAAACTTTTACGAGTATCAATTTAGATGTAAATATGAAAgttaaaagtttaaattaatatacttataaaagtttaatgattaaattgatatatttatgggagttcaagaaataaaaattgatattttccCAAATGAAAAATGGAATACTGTTTTTACACATGTTAAACCTATTCATGAAGGTACTTTTAAAAGATGAGCTAAATCATGTTTTATTTGCTTCAACACATTTAGATGTATTATCCAATAAGTTTATCTATTATAAATGGGTATGGAATCAGAAGCAACAAAAATGGGAATGTCTATAACGGAATAAAATCATCGATCGATTACGATCAAACTGCTCGAGGCAAATAAATTCTCTCCAAAATGTAAGCAATCCAAAACTTGGGAAGAAAACCTGTTGTTCATTTTGGCACAGCACCATTAAATTAGGAGCAGTGGCTGCTTTGTTCTTGGTAGATGAAATGACGATATTCCAAGTTTTAGGGAGCTCTATCAAATGGCTGTGTATCATTATAACAAATATCCCATACAGCTTCCATGGCATCTTTTGCAGCAGGTTCTGGGCAGTAAGGATTAGCCGTCAGTGATTTCATGACTCTTCTTCTCACACATTcctataaaaaagaaagaagtcaATGGAAACTTATCGAAAAGAGCTCAATGGAATGTAGTTCACCTAATGTTCATGgatgaagaaggaaagaaaaatgtGAGAGCAGGTTTTGTTAgaagaaagaataaaaattgCTGATCATCACACATCCCACACATGGTTAGGTCACCGGTCCATCGCCACTCTCCTACATATAACCAAGACGACTTATAATAGTCCCCCAATTGCACCTTTTAGTTTTAGAGTTGCGTAAACCTAGGTTTCTTCCAAACATTAGCCAGTGAGGGAAAACAGAAATGAACTCAATCCACACATGCCTTCAAGATAAGTGTTCCTAAAAGATCCTGCTAATATTATGTTTCTTCCTGAGGAACTTCTATTCTCTATCAATGAAATCATTAAAATCTTTTCCTATCCAAAAAAGAGGACTTTCATTCTCACTCTTCTTATTTAAGCTAGTTTAGAAACCATTtggatataaaaaaaattaagctaGTTTAGCAGAGGGCCGAGGAAATGTGAATACTTGAGCATCAAAATACTTATTGTGACTTAAGATTCCAAGCCAAAAGTTAAAACATGAGAATGACTGAAAACATTTATACAATTATATTCATTGCCAAGATCAGATTCAAGTTAGCATGAGCGTACACAGTTTTTAAGTTCTACCATGAGAAAAGTTCTTTAATGTAACATAAAAACTTGAGAAATGTAACCGTGTAACTTATCTATCAGCAGAGTGCAAAGAAATTAGCTCAAAAGGTACAAAAAATTTTACAACTTCCAAGTGATTCATGTTCATTAGTCCTTGATCCACCGGCAAATATTTATCACAACTCTAATCATACTTCATGGATGTTGGTCACCTATTTAAGCAAGAGACTATGAACAGTGTCAAAGAACTCAAATTTGAGATATCATGGACTACAAACTCACGCTCATTTTTAGATGCCAATAAGAGGTAAGACTACTATGTTATTTCCAAAAAGGAAGTGAAAGAAAATCATACTTGCTCGTGGCCTCGTAATTTCATGAAACCTCGCAATAGTTCTCGTTTATAGTGGCAATCACCACTTAAATGTCCAGCACGAATCTAAATTCAAAATGTATATACGTTAGAAAATCCCAAAACAAAATAATGTAAATCTAGGGGGGAAAAGACTCAATTTGTGGAAAGAAATGGTTAAATGGCTAAATGCAGATGCATACCTCACTGCAAGCATGATGAGTACAATTAGCCCAATCCAAGTTTGCAGCTCGACAATCATCAAAAGCATGAATAAGCTCATGAATTACTACTTGGTTCACCTCATCTTGAATGTTCATGTGATTACTACACACCATTATCTAAAACCAAAAAACAGGGCACAACAAAGAAATCAGTGTTCAACAGTTTCTTCCTCCCCATTCTTTTTTAACGATGCAAATTTTGTTTATTCATTCTGAATGATAAGGTAAAACTTCAAGTATTCATTTAAAACCATATGCAGAAACAAAGAGAGGAGATTATAATTACCCCTTCACCACGAACATAACCACCGCTGATCTGCTTCTCGCAATGAACAGCCTTAATAAACCTATCCCCAATCCCACATCCAGATTTCTCCAAGTGCTCCATCAAGAACTTCACCATCGGAGCTGAGAGACGCAGAAATAGATTGAATGACCC containing:
- the LOC103498126 gene encoding glycerol-3-phosphate dehydrogenase [NAD(+)] encodes the protein MHRCALFLTKRVWQLRPFEPFQSPNFSLYSISSFSLLILSTPSSHFLSPFLHSLSPSSSMAPGIEALQRSSNGGSVRPDSHLSDDGVSSKFKVTVVGSGNWGSVAAKLIASNAARLSCFHDEVRMWVYEETLPTGEKLTDVINRNNENVKYLPGIKLGKNVIADPDLENAVKDANMLVFVTPHQFVEGICKRLVGKIRGDVEAISLIKGMEVKKEGPCMISSLISQELGINCCVLMGANIANEIAVEKFSEATVGYRENMREIAEKWVQLFTTPYFVVTPVQDVEGVEMCGTLKNVVALAAGFVDGLEMGNNTKAAIMRIGLREMRMISKLLFSSVKDSTFFESCGVADLITTCLGGRNRKVAAAFAMNGGKRSFDELEAEMLQGQKLQGVSTAKEMYEVLNHRGWLELFPLFASVHEICTGHLSPSAIVEYSERKPNFSVIDGHAQ
- the LOC103498128 gene encoding mitochondrial inner membrane protease ATP23 — protein: MAEESTPEPGSNRSYSSVTGGRTKEECEDMIRRSLRTPMVKFLMEHLEKSGCGIGDRFIKAVHCEKQISGGYVRGEGIMVCSNHMNIQDEVNQVVIHELIHAFDDCRAANLDWANCTHHACSEIRAGHLSGDCHYKRELLRGFMKLRGHEQECVRRRVMKSLTANPYCPEPAAKDAMEAVWDICYNDTQPFDRAP